In the genome of Crassostrea angulata isolate pt1a10 chromosome 6, ASM2561291v2, whole genome shotgun sequence, the window AATAGCTTCAGTTGCTGAGCggcacttaaaaaaaaatcataaaaaaattaattgaaagtgaaataaaacacagaATGCTATCGATGTGTCCTTGGAAACTTTTGTAATTGACAGGTctgtatatcatgtatatatataaaaataatgctttgaaatgaaaaaaacagtCATTTTTTTGGTAGAAATTATAATTTCTATAAATTTAAATCAGATTCTGGTTTTTAATACTTGAGTTAGAtatgatcaaaatttaaatctgattttaatcCATAAACAagctagtttttttttactccagTAAAAGATAGGAGATTTTAAAAAACAGCTTTATCAGTTTATCTTGATCAAATGAGCACCTTTTCTGCAGATTTAAGTAGACGAAAttctatatacatgtgtgtACAAATTATATGTAATGGGTTCAGTTTCTGTGATATGTATAAGGTATGGCAGTAGTTTCACAATAGTTTGAAACACAGAAAGACAATAGGTTTGAGATCTCCAAAAAAATAATctgatttataaaatatttacacacaTGTAGGTTAATAATGTTTAATACATGCCATAAATGTGTGTAATAAATAGAATGTTTCCAAGACTAGTTGTAAACATTGGTGACCACAAATACCCCCAAAATACTTGTAATACCAGGGCAAGATTTTTAAAAGCTCTAAGGTACTTGGTTCAAAGAAAtgactttgtttttatttccaaACAAGGTTTTTCAGTTGCATAAGAATTAAGAAACCAAGAACAGGTTCATAATCCTAATCCATGATGATCTACCTTTGAAGTGAGGGGATTAACAGGTAGGGTTTTTAACACCCAGGTAAACAAAATAGGTTGAATATGTAACAACTTGGGGAAGGTTTACCAgtagtaaaaaaacaaaacaaagccaaaaatgtttactttttaagAGACAGATATTGAAACGTCAGATCTCTTATAGATACAGAAATTCTCCATTCCTGGAAATGTTGCAATGTGGTAATTCTTTATTGAATAATAGAGACTTATCTGTTAATTGTcatacatgaattaaaaaaattattgacgTCCATTTATTGCATTGGTAACAGCTAAATTCAAATAGAGGTATTCTACAGGTAGTGGTtgttgttgggggggggggggggggggagtaaatATTTCCCCTGCACTGGGGGCATTTTTGTAATTGATTTCTTGAAAAGAATAGTGTATTCAGTGGCCTTCCCGAATATTGACCTCCCCAGGTggtatttgattatttttgacTTGTGGACAATGTGGTATGGTTTTATCCCCTACCTTTACTATTATGTgttgtatataaataatattgaaagGCAACCGTGGCAAATATACAGTATATCAACTCAATTGGAATGCGCAGGCTGGTTGCTCCGATGTTTAAAGTTAGAGTAGTTCTTgtaagttattttgataatcatcTAGATCTAAATTCATGAAGGCCAAACTTTTTGCATAAATTCATTTGGAATGTTAATTAATTGGTGATTGATTTCCACAGACTCTACTAAAATTTAGCACTGACCGATTATAATGATTTGATCCACTGTACTTTTCATATTATGTCATGGTTCAAACTAACAAAGGGAAGGGGTGGGGGTAGCTATAAACTTAAATGCATGTGTGGTAAGTGTCCTTATGTGACACTAATTTGTCATTTAATGTGATGCCAGGGTTCATGGTATATAAGTTTGAATTTCAGATATAAAGGAATCTTTGTAACAATCcgtaatttatttgatttgtacATACAATAGCAACAGTTGCAAATAGGAGTAGGACATGAATGTAAACTTTGTCTTTTTTCTCTTTGGGAGTGACTGTGGAACTTGTGTCAATATCATTGCACAACAGTTGAGTGTATATATAGAGATAAATCTCATTTCTGTTGTAATTGTACCACTCAATGTCATTTACCTATTCAGAAAtcaaaaaacttttaaacataTAGCAAGGAGTAAGTTTTAATCCATTTAAACTTCATATGTTaagtgttttcttttcttttttaaagaagaggAAAATTGAATGTAATTAACATGGATTACAAATTCTCTTTAGAAGGCATTATACTGAAAGATTAGGAAGGGCTAATTTGGACCTTGTCTTTTGTTCGAGCGCTACGGTTCCTAATCGCAATGGTCCACAATTTTATAAGTGCTTGTTCCAAGGATATTCTAGGTTTCTACAAATGTGTTGGCTTGTGTTTTGTGGTGTTCAATTCTTTTCAATGTGACCACAAggaataaagttttaaaccagtTACTTATGGGATTTTTTTCGATTTCATGACCAGAGGATGATTAGAAAATTTGGTATTGAGCTTTTCTCCAACTTTCTTATGGAAGACCAGTCAACTTAATTTATGTATCTttgatttaatacatgtattgtaataatAAGTGCtttgtttctatatattttacagCGTACAACAAAATGAACTCCAAAGTGCTCCTTCCTGGGACACCTACATCTAAGATCAAGGTACGGGCAGTTCAAGTCAGACCCATTACAATGTTTGTTGATTGAAGTATATAATgatatacataaatgtacatgtactgacgAATGCTGACAGTGTCAGAATGTCCTGATAGAAATCATGAAGACACTTCAGAATAGATTCAGTAGCAATTTGTACGCTAGTTAGACTTAAATTAAGACATTGTTTATAGTATCTATAAGTTCCAAGTTGATATTCTTGTACCTGTATGTTCTTGTACCTGTATGTTCTTGTACCTGTATGTTCTGCTTGACCTTGATCAGCTTTAGTGATGAAACATTCTATCTAGGGAGTGGATCTCTCTATTCCCGTTTCTATCATATTGGTTGATGTTTTGTGATTAAAAAAGATACTATAGTGATTGAATCTTACAATACAAACCACATTGGTTGATATATGTATTGTTTTGGCTGACAGGAGCCTGCCTTCAGGACTCCTATGTCCTACAGCCCAAGGATTGTCGGTAACAAGCCAGTCCCCTCACCCTCACGCTCAGAACTGTGGAAGAAACAGTTGGGCTTTGAAGGTCAGTTGATATAACTATGTATACTGATTAACTCTACAGTATtttataataaagaaaacagTTGAGCTGCTTCTAGTCATTTTGCAAAGATATTAAGTATTTTAgtcaaaaaatatcttttctttGGTGAATTAAGATTTgtgaatgttttaaatttcataaatgtaaGTTTACGGTAAACCATGCTTATAGCAAAGTGCATGAGATAAACacttttaattcattataactGAATTTAAGTTAGGTTGAATTTGTtagtttgaattaaaaaatttgcTGTAACTGTGTTTAATTGTATAGTATAGTGATAGTTATTAAATGAATTGTTATGATCTCGTGACACCTCAgtttttgattacatgtattacattgttTTATACAACTTTGCTGTTGATTCTCCAATAGATGACATTCCTGTTGACTCCCCTGTGGAATCAGAAGACGAGAACTCTCTTGATGAGTCAGGTAAAGGATAACTAGATGTGTGTGTTCAAGAGATGGTAGAATTTAGTtgggaaaaacaaaataatcctTGGAAAAACCCAGAGAagtcaattcataaaaaattgcTTCTGTTGATTTTATTCTCACGCATTTCAAATTAGAAATTTCCTATTGACTGTTTTCCTATGCTATAAACAAGTCTGAAGTAAGATATGAAGTGAATGAGACAAATATGTGTGACGTAATTGACACTTTTAGgtgattttattattaattttttggaaTAACGAGCACAGATGCTGAGATTTGTCTGATTTCATAATAAATTTTTGATTGGTTGATATTATCTCCTAGCAGCTACTGTTATGACCTTTCCTTCATACTATGTTAGAATGAGAAATAAGCTCATCATAAactattattcattatttttctaataattcaAAGAAAGTGGAATTGCCCATAattatttttactaattttgaatggaaaaaaaaatcaatttaaaaaaaacccaccaaaattCTGCTGTAAATAACTACCAGTCCATTTACttgcagtacatgtatgttttctgACCTAAAATTAAATGATCCTTCATTTGTCTTTTGGAAGACCTACAATAGAAATAATGTTCATTTAGTTTATACAAATACCtgtataaatattgaaacaaagaaataaacaaaaaaggcGATGGGATTTCTTCTTCAGTGCCAAACCTGTGaggttttattgatcaaaaagtcatgtaaatatttggaatttataAGTATAATATAAGTAGATGGAATTGATTTTCTGGTTGTAATGTTGGGGTTGCTATTTTCCAATGGTGTTTAACTTACAAATTTCTATTTAGCAGGCCTTCTTTTTCAACAGATTATATAACCAGTACATGTGCACTCTGCTATAAGCATGTACATGGCAAggacatatatatgtatattggtAGTGTTTGGCACACCCATCTTTCCATCATATTTCATCATTCTCATGTTGTCCTATGGGATTTTTTCCCCtatcaaatatgattttgtTATTTGTGTTTGAATGCTTACAAGCAATTTAAGCACTTACTACTTATACATTTATTAGGGTTTGAACCATTTATTGAAGATTTGTATGTCTATGAAACTGATCAAATAAGCAtgaaatttacacaaaattataGTAGCTATTTTTATAACTACCTGGTAGTTATTGGCTTTAGGTGACTTTTGCACTTGAAGGAAATTGTAGAAATATTCTATTCTTGCATGCAGAGGAAAGTTTTAATGCAAGTTATTGATATATGAAACTTGTGAATGAAATTCCTACTAAAGATGTAAATTTGTTAGGCCATCCCCAAAGATGTTtaaaccagtaaaatttaaatgcCATTCAACCCCCCTAGGCCTTCTAAACATGAAcatttaatattgataaatggAGAACAGAAGGCCTATGGTGTGTAATAACGCCATTATACACACAATTTGCTGACTTCTGTGAATTTGTTCAGGGTGTTTTTGATGgatcattttaataaatctgtTATAACCTTATCTTAAAGTAAACAGGTGCCCACccacaaaaattatttataatttgtacAGGTAGATTGCAAAAGTTGGTACTGTAAAACTTTATGATGCTTTGCAATTTTTAATGCTTCCTGGTATACTTGATCGAAACAGTCTCAGCACTATTTTAATTACCAGAccttattaaatgataaaaaaccaaactttttggtattttaaaatttgagggaGTAGTGGGTCTTTACTATATCTGCCATCTAATGAGTACTTAGGTTTCTCTCAACTTCTTTAATTTCTACCATAAATGCATCATGCACAATATTGTTTTGGGGTTCTTTTTGGATTGTCTGAAATTTTTCTAgctacaaaatttttattactGGAAAATGTCAATGTTTTCTAGTGATTACAAATATTCAGTTTCTAGAAAGTGATCATTCTCATCTTGTCTGCAAATCCTAAACTTTTCAACATTTAAAGAAGTGATTGAATTTCAAGCAAAATTAGTGTGTAACCTGGGAATCTATAGGCTTTGAGGGGGTTGTAACCTCCAATTAGacataccgtataacgggtattttctgcggttgtttattttttgcggtATTTTGCGGATAAGAAAAATCTGCAAAAATTCAAAacgcaaaatatttttttaaaaaaatcacttatTTTGACACTATTTAAAATACAAGCTATAATTTTCAAACGGGATCAGTCCGTAATTAGTGGGCTCTGCGTCGTATTTCACACCTAATTATCTCATGTTACCTGTGCGATATCAATTATAGCTGAACAGATATAAGGACTGTGTGTTTAGTCGagtatgaaatataaatgatCTGAGAAAAGTTCACAAGCAGTATTTAGTAGACTTGTAAAACATTTGAGAGTTAGTTCTGATTTTACCGTGAACACGATAAGAATGtcgattttaaaatatgtaaagcGCGGAAGTATTCTTCCAAATCCTAACGGACAGTTATCGACAAGTTTATCCCCTAGATCGATCAAAATCCAGTAaacatatgtaatttttttttttgcggtcTAATGTAACCGCAGAAATTGAAAACGcagaatataatttgatactttttagGGGTTAAACCGCAAAAATTTCAAGCCgcagaaaatacccgttatacggtagtTATATTCATTAGGAGGCCTCTACCACAAGTGATAAATCCGagtccctgggtcaggggttttgGTGTAAGGATGCTGCTTCCATATCGGCAATGTACCATGCAGTAAGAATAAATTAAGATTTGGTTcctttcaaaattgtttgttcATTAAACACTTATTGGAGTTAACCCACTTCTTTTATTTTGAGCTGCCTTTTTCACAACTTATTTTGCTGGAATATTTTGTtgcatattaaatataaatatactggttgtaaattgtaaatgtaaatttattttatccACTGTGTCATGCTCAATTCGCTATTGAAGCCCTTGAGGAGTTTGTGAGTTTTATATGTCATTGTACATCTTTAGGTAAGGATTCAAGAACAACTTTGTCTGGTATTACTGAAACTCTTTGATTCAATGCAACCCTTTCTCTTcttcatcttaaaaaaaaaagccttaATTCTATTAAAGCAATTGTGTATTAGCTACTGTTATATTTAAAGTCTGTTTAAAAGTGGCTTCCCAAACATTTACtggtttaaaatatgtaatagtTTTAGATTAATGTATAGTTCCCAAATGTATGTATGAAGACATTTACTATACATAAGACTTGTTAAAACCAAACTGGACAGCAATAAAAAAGATCAAATGTTTTGATAAGAAACCAATGGCTATTTTGTCAATATAAGATATGAGACCTGAAGCAGTGGATGTTTTGTGATCCACCCTGTATTATTTAGGTAGTGGGTGTATACCCTTCTCTTAAAGTATAATCACAGGTTCATATATTGGAATTTCTCTTAGTTTTGTGGAGTGCATGAATTTCTAGGGTTGCATAGAACAAAACTGAGGAAAATTTCCTGTCAACTTTTTCTGCCTGAGTTTTTCTTTACAGAGGAgttatgtatttattaaaggtATGATGACACGTGTGTCTATCGAACacgtgtttttgtttatttatatttataccgGAAACCAAATTTGATTGGTTTCTATAATAAGTATTTCACCTGTTATACAGGTATTTAAATTAGAGAAGCGCGACTTCTCGTGTTAAGTGAATAAAGAATTTAGCGCCATTCGAAGGCTCTCTCTTCGTGCAGTTAGACGTGTTTTGGTTAGCTTCCTCATGGCAGATAAAAGCGACGAAGAGATGCTCGAAGAAGTTATCCTAACCCCAGGAGAAACTACAAACAATTCTTTCGCTTTGACTGACGCCGTGAAACTGCTGACATCAACAATAAATtctcaatttcaacagttagcTGAAAAATTACAGGAAGACAGCACAAACTCTGCACAGTTGCTCAAGAAAAAGCTGAAAGATAACATCGCCGGAAAGCTCAAGTTCGAAGGTAACAGAGTGCAATACATATTCAACGAAGAGTGTATTGAAGAACTTGATAAGTTAAAAGATTTGTCTTCCAACGATAAAGATACTGTTAAACGTTTGAGAGAGAAAATTAACACAAGACAAAAGCATATAAGAATTGCAGATGGGTCACCAGCTGGGTGGAAAACGGTACAGGAGTACCAACTCAACGATGTGGCTGAAAACTCGGACGACGAGAAACGAATCCGCAGTGCAGAAAACAGGGCGCTCAAACAGACGAAACAGGGAAAGAAGTCCCGGTTCTCTCCTTATCTCAAACCTGCACAAACAGCTGCGGCTGGCTCTCCTGCTCAGCTGCCTTCTTATGGTCTGCAACAGCAGAACAACGTCCTACAGACAGCAAACCCATTCCTTCAGCCCTTTCGTGCAGCTAGCAGGCGCACACCGCAACCAAGTGACGTCTGCTACAAATGTTTCCAAACGGGACACTGGAAATCAAGATGCCCCTCTCAGTTCGGCAGCACTGCGCCCTCCTCCTCAAAATGAAGTTGATGATAAGTATTTACTCAGTTTTGACATGTTTGATCAATGTAATGATAATGATATCTTAATGAAAGAacatattcaattttttgatgaaatgaattttagTGGTTCAGAAACCAATCAAGGAATAAAGAAAAGCTTGTCaaagaattttaatttctgGAAAAGAATAGGTACTTATGATCAAATCTTGCGTATTATTGAGCACGGGTATCATatcaattttgaacaaaatcccCCCAAGATATTTCTAAAGAATAACAAGTCCGCTGAATCTAATTCTGATTTTGTTTCAGATAGCATTGGTGAATTGCTGGAATCAGGTTGCGTTGTACAGGTTCCGTTCAAGCCTTTTGTTGTCAGTCCTTTGAGTGTAGCTGAGAACAGGGAAAAGAAGCGTCTAATTTTAGATCTAAGTGTTTTAAACAActatataaagaaagaaaagattaaATTTGAAGATTACAAAACGgctttacaatatttcaataaaaattgttttttagttAAGTTCGATTTGAAATCCGGATATCATCACATTGATATTAGCAAAGAATGCCAAACATTTTTAGGTTTTCaatggaaagaaaaatattattgttttacgGTACTACCTTTTGGTCTATCGAGCGCACCATTTGTATTTACTAAGTGTCTTAGATCTATGGTTAGATACTGGAGAGCATGTAACATCAGAATTGTTCTGTATTTAGACGATGGTTTAGTTATGGCTCAGACGTTTGAGGAATGTCAAAGTATTTCAGATTTCATACAAAAATCCCTGGAACAGGCCGGTTTATTTATTAAccataagaaatctgttttcagtCCAGTGCAAGAAATTGAATGGCTTGGCATAATTTGGAATTCTATAGAATTTAATATTTCCATTCCAGAAAGAAGAATAAAAGATGTGGAAGAGACATTATCTAGATTTATCGATATGTTACCTCATGTTTCAGCAAGATGTCTGGCAAAGGTTGCAGGAAAGATCATGTCTTTACATTCTGTTTTAGGAAACATATGCAGATTAATGACCAGATTTTCTTACATGGAGATTGTTTTAAGGAAATCTTGGGATTCAAGACTTAATCTCAAATTTCAGGAAAAGACAATTAGAGAATTGCGATTTTGGTTACAAAACGTACGTAATTATAACATTAGAAAGCTTGCAGATACTGGTCCAGAATGTATTATTGTTTATTCAGATGCTAGTAACGTTGCAGCGGCGGCCTGCATGGTTGGGGTAGACGAATCGAAATTTCACCTGATGTGGAACGAACAAGAAGCGCAAAAGAGTTCCACCTGGCGGGAAATGAGAGCAATTGAACAggctttgttttcatttaaaaataatttaagctGCAAGTCTGTCAAATGGTTTACAGATAATCAAAATTGTGTCAAAATATTCGAATCAGGTAGCATGAAATTAGAACTTCAAAAATTGGCATTAAGCATTTTTGAATTCTGCAAACGACATAACATCTCAGTCAATATTCAATGGATTCCAAGGGAAGATAATGAAAAGGCTGATTATCTTAGTAAATTGATAGACTATGATGATTGGGGTGTGTCTGtagatttttttcagtttattgatTCAAAATGGGGTCCACATACCGTCGACAGATTTGCaaatgcaaataataaaaagttaCAAAGATTTAATTCTGTTTTTTGGAATCCTGGCACAGAGGCTGTGAATTGTTTCACACAAGATTGGAGAATGAAAATAATTGGCTTGTGCCACCAGTTTCTTTAGTTATTAAAACtattaaatatgtaattaaTTGCAATGCTAAAGGGACTTTGATTGTCCCAAAATGGGTTTCAGCGCCTTATTGGCCCTATGTGTTCaaagataacttgaaaacgtttgtttacgtATCAGATGTACTCGAGTTTGAAGACAGTACAAAGATTTTTATTCAaggaatgaataaaaattccataTTTGGTTCTGAAAGATTTTATTCATCAGTATTAGCTATTCGGCTGGACGCTACAAAAATGTGActgatttgattgttttatatttcagaGGTGTGTACTGCAGTGAAAGGTCCTGGTACACTAGATAtattattgataaggtcctggTACGGAGGTACTGCAGACGatcgaattttttaaaaactgctaTTTAATGTTACGGTCCTGGTACTATGGTACTGCAGACGACAATAGTGTTTATATactttatacatgtgtatgttagATTCCTTGTGACGGCGTATTTATGGAATGGACCTGATACGATGGTACTCCAGacgatattaaaataaaattattggtTAAAATTGATAAAGGTCCTGGTACGAAAGTATTGCAGATGATTtggtaaaattaaatatattaattaacgatttgttttattttacagaaagtAAGAATCGTCTGATAAGATGTTCCTGGTATATATAATGATTTTGCATACTTAGACTTGATGTTTTTAGATATACatattcatgtatatgtattcatTTTATACGATTTGCAGATATATTTTCGGTGGGGAGGTGGAGTAATCTATTTTCCAGAATACAAGACCCAAAGCTCCAAGAGTTGGCCGAACTCCTACCATCGTATTGTCTTAAAGCAAGGGCCGAAAATACAACCAAAAAATACAGGTACACATTTAACAGATTTTCTAAGTGGTGCAAGACTTTTGAACCTCATGTCAAAAATCTACCAACAACAGATGTGAATGTATCTCTCTATCTGATTTACATTGCGAAAACTTTTAAATCTGCTCCCAAAATAGAAGAGGCTGTTCATGCTATAGCTTGGGCACATAAACTGGCAGGTTTTTCAAACCCATGTGACTCAACTTTGGTGAAGTTCACAAAGGAAGGTTGTTTACGTGATACCAGTCAACCCGTTACAAAAAAGGACCCTATAACACCAGAAATTCTGTCTTCGATCGTGTCTTTATTGGGAGGAAAGCAAGCATCGCTTTTCGATTTACGTACTTGTTCCATTTTTTTGTTGGGTTATGCAGGGTTTCTGCGTTTTTCTGAAATTGTCAATATTCAAAGATCTCATGTAACTTTTCATGAATCacatttgaaattatttgttcccAAAAGCAAAACTGATGTTCAAAACAAGGGTAGTTGTGTATATATTTCACGCACAAGTTCTCAAAACTGTCCTGTGAACCTACTAGAGAGGTATTTGAATTTGTCTGGTATAGAAGAAAATTCAGATGAATATATTTTCAGACAACTGTCTTATAGCaagaaattcaatatttatagaCTCAAGAAATGTAAGGCACCACTGTCATATACCAGAGTTAGAGAAATTGTTTTGTCTACATTAAATACTTTGGGTTTAGACTCAAAAAAGTTTGGTGTGCATAGTCTGCGGTCGGGTGGGGCCACGGCTGCCGCAACTTCAGGAGTGAGTGATAGACTCTTTAAAAAGCACGGGCGGTGGAAAAGTGATAATGCTAAAGACGGCTACGTTCacgaaaatttaaaaagtaaactttCTGTTTCCAAAAATCTTGGTATATAACTCTTTCTTTATTTGTCGAAACTGCACTCTTGAGAGCGCTTCTGTACCTACACactgtgtttatttattttataaattatttatgttcgGTTGAGTGTAACGAATTAgaacataaatgtatttattaaaggtATGATGACACGTGTGTCTATCGAACacgtgtttttgtttatttatatttataccgGAAACCAAATTTGATTGGTTTCTATAATAAGTATTTCACCTGTTATACAGGTATTTAAATTAGAGAAGCGCGACTTCTCGTGTTAAGTGAATAAAGAATTTAGCGCCATTCGAAGGCTCTCTTTTCGTGCAGTTAGACGTggcccccacccacccaccctaCTTGTTTTCGtgtatcattttattgtaattaacaatttttctcATTATTGTAGAGAACTGAGGAGAACTGAAGATATTTGTCTATAACTTTATTCGAATAAACTGCACTCTTGAGAGCGCTTCTGTACCTACACactgtgtttatttattttataaattatttatgttcgGTTGAGTGTAACGAATTAGAACATAATAATTATTGATGTGTGCCAATGCTTGGTTTAGATTAAGTGTTTGAACCTATGGGGAATCTTTTTCACTGTAATTTACTTTCATTGAGTTTGTGactttttcattaattttgattCAGTGATTTATACACGGATAGAAACAATTTGCTATTCAAGATTTTTTCTACCTCATTGGTAATTAAACAGAAGGATtaatacaaaaacaatattGCTTTTGAAGATCTTGAGGTGAatgaattattcaaatttttactacAAGAGATATAATTTAGGAGCTTTGAATTTTTATGTCATATTTAAGGGCATTCATTGACAGTTGTGAGATGTATGGGCTCATCATTTTGTTGTGTATTGTTGCATACatcaaattactgtgaaattGTTTAGTGAGGTAACTTTGTAGAACAAAAGGTCTAAATTCAATATCAGAAACTAACGTATCTGTGAAGGACAAACTGCAGTTGTGAAGTGTCCTGATTTGATTACAAAGACGTGGTCTACGGAATTATTGCTACGTGTTtaagttgttttgttttataaacatgatGAATGGGATCCTTCCTGATTTTCCCAATATGGATTAAAAACAAACTAGCATCTTGAGACTTGGATTGATTTGTGCTGCAGAAAAATATAACTGGCAACTGTTGGTCCCTCGAGGTGTTCATGTATGTGTTAGTCAAATGATAGATGGAGTTAAATAATGCGCCTATTCATCGACATGTTAAAATGCTAGTGTCTCCTCGATACTATGGATGCTGCATGTGCCGGGCTCGCAGATATCCACAGAAACTCTACATATTCCCATCAGGGATTGGATTTAACTCATCTCAGAGTAAGTTGTAGAACTATATTGTATGTTTTTTAGGGATTCTTGATATTGGACTTAAATTTGCTTCTCTGAATAACTGATGCATATAAAATAGATGACTGACTGGTTGTCGGACGGATGCTCTCTCCTGGTGATGGATTTGTCAGTTGAATGATTGTACTCTTGTGatagtttttattgttttgattgGTCTCGGGCAAGAGTTCAGTTTTATTCAGGATGAAGGGATTGTGTACTGAATTAAAGGATACTAGTACATAAATTGAAGAGATGAATGAACTCATTACAATGATACAGCATAAATTTACTTTACttgtttttcattaatataaattcattaacagtttttatttcattcattcagTAGCTATTGCAAGATAAATAGCATTAAAGGAGAGGGCCTAAAGTCGGTGAAttctcaaaaacaaaattatagatAATGTTAATTTGATGTTAGACTTGATGTACTGGTATGATATATTGTGCAATATAAAAGATGAGACCATTCAGGTTAAAA includes:
- the LOC128187855 gene encoding uncharacterized protein LOC128187855, whose amino-acid sequence is MADKSDEEMLEEVILTPGETTNNSFALTDAVKLLTSTINSQFQQLAEKLQEDSTNSAQLLKKKLKDNIAGKLKFEGNRVQYIFNEECIEELDKLKDLSSNDKDTVKRLREKINTRQKHIRIADGSPAGWKTVQEYQLNDVAENSDDEKRIRSAENRALKQTKQGKKSRFSPYLKPAQTAAAGSPAQLPSYGLQQQNNVLQTANPFLQPFRAASRRTPQPSDVCYKCFQTGHWKSRCPSQFGSTAPSSSK